The following are encoded together in the Desulfococcus multivorans genome:
- the tsoR gene encoding ArsR/SmtB-type metalloregulator TsoR, which yields MNRMQNKSSNDDVGRDLAVGSGGSAAGCELTNDHLQRAAFLAKSLSDGNRLRILVLISNGRKSVSAIVEALELSQPLVSHHLKELKRSLMVKVEREGPFVYYELADSRILNVLQILSDVATDLLSGRKLF from the coding sequence ATGAACAGAATGCAAAACAAGTCGTCCAATGACGATGTGGGCCGGGACCTGGCAGTAGGCAGCGGCGGATCTGCGGCAGGATGCGAGTTGACGAACGATCATCTCCAACGTGCCGCCTTTCTGGCTAAAAGTCTGTCGGACGGGAACCGACTGAGGATACTGGTCCTCATCAGCAACGGCAGGAAATCGGTATCCGCAATCGTCGAGGCGCTTGAATTGTCTCAACCGCTGGTGTCGCATCACCTGAAAGAGTTGAAGCGCTCCTTGATGGTCAAAGTAGAGCGAGAGGGCCCCTTCGTCTATTACGAATTAGCGGATTCAAGGATCCTGAATGTACTGCAAATCCTGAGCGATGTGGCAACGGACCTTTTGTCCGGCAGAAAACTGTTTTGA
- the tsoA gene encoding LULAXC motif selenoprotein TsoA, whose amino-acid sequence MDKLFQIISHMAPEEALSEITRVLGRLLQDLDNDARERFLMSLIGQSEGDKVSGMVHLULAECMGEGVDPTQMCQSLVDKVARSEQLLAIADPDVLVLFEDWLEELESEAQTLIQTHGPLDEKSLADQLGLSRRGAAFLLSKLERKRSRFS is encoded by the coding sequence ATGGACAAACTTTTTCAAATCATTTCCCACATGGCGCCTGAAGAGGCCCTGTCGGAAATCACCAGGGTCCTGGGAAGGCTGTTGCAGGACCTGGATAATGACGCACGCGAACGGTTTTTGATGTCGCTCATCGGGCAATCCGAAGGCGACAAGGTTTCAGGCATGGTGCATTTGTGACTGGCCGAATGCATGGGCGAAGGTGTCGACCCAACGCAGATGTGCCAAAGCCTGGTGGATAAAGTCGCGCGGTCCGAACAGCTTTTGGCGATTGCCGATCCCGACGTGCTGGTGCTTTTCGAAGACTGGCTGGAGGAGCTGGAGTCGGAAGCGCAAACGCTGATCCAAACGCACGGCCCATTGGATGAGAAGTCGCTGGCCGACCAGCTGGGTTTGTCCCGCAGAGGGGCTGCGTTTCTGCTTTCAAAGCTGGAAAGAAAGAGGAGCCGATTCAGTTGA
- the tsoX gene encoding HSGNPxU motif (seleno)protein TsoX — protein MAELIVFHSGNPGUVSCRKAIGVANDMKDKFGEKLDVKIYTMDSEAAKPYALEFKGSTNVLLDKEWVPLKVATDKNQMETFLSGKI, from the coding sequence ATGGCTGAGTTGATCGTATTTCACAGCGGCAACCCCGGTTGAGTTTCATGCAGAAAGGCTATAGGCGTAGCCAACGACATGAAGGACAAATTCGGTGAAAAACTGGACGTGAAAATATACACGATGGATTCGGAAGCGGCGAAACCATACGCTCTTGAATTCAAAGGATCGACCAATGTCCTTCTGGATAAGGAGTGGGTGCCTTTAAAGGTAGCGACAGACAAGAACCAGATGGAAACATTTCTATCTGGAAAAATTTAA
- the tsoB gene encoding rhodanese/DsbD fusion-like selenoprotein TsoB has translation MKKRTSAFLALSAVLITVVSVWYIQRPVTSGQTTWDDVVAEAEAGGYAIISTEELADRYREASSDLLLVDTRQEWEYRTGHIEGALNFSMEPTWWSRWRKAGELENFLGPDKDRVLVFYUAGLTUVRSDSAARVAVSLGYKNVYRDPYGFPKWQEQGLPIASSPAEPAEPMQAGLNPSGDRSLQGWTMLWTLLGIFVGGLALNLTPCVYPMIPITVSFFGGRAGRDKPSQIRLVFHGICYLMGLALTNSTLGVVAALTGGLMGAMLQNPIVLTLVAGVLVLFATSLFGFWELRMPGFLTQAAGKSYSGYFGSLFMGLTLGVVAAPCIGPFVLGLLTWVAGMGNPWLGFLIFFILSLGLGLPFFVLALFSGQLQRLPKAGGWMIWVRKLMGWVLVGMAAYFIRPVLPETLKIVLPVAVALAAGLHLGWLDRSQASSKAFPWLKAIVGTLCLVLAAMWITAWAMRGPGIDWRAYSEQTLSQATEQGKPVIIDFYADWCTPCRELEEVTFHHADVVRQAEQGFVMIKVDVTKGGDPLHEKLLAQYGVKGVPTVVFLDARGEERTELRLVDFLPPGPFLNRMADLKKSLPTK, from the coding sequence CTGAAAAAGAGAACATCTGCATTCCTGGCACTTTCGGCCGTGCTGATTACCGTCGTCTCCGTATGGTACATCCAGCGCCCTGTCACCTCCGGGCAGACCACCTGGGACGACGTGGTCGCCGAGGCCGAAGCCGGTGGTTACGCCATCATCTCCACCGAAGAACTCGCCGACCGTTATCGCGAAGCATCTTCGGATCTTTTGCTGGTGGACACCCGCCAGGAGTGGGAATACCGCACCGGACATATCGAGGGCGCGCTCAATTTTTCCATGGAACCTACATGGTGGTCGAGATGGCGAAAGGCCGGTGAACTGGAAAATTTTCTGGGGCCGGACAAGGATCGGGTCCTGGTCTTCTACTGAGCGGGTTTGACATGAGTCCGCAGTGACTCGGCGGCCCGGGTGGCCGTATCGCTGGGTTACAAAAACGTCTACCGCGACCCCTACGGCTTCCCGAAATGGCAGGAGCAGGGGTTGCCCATCGCCAGCAGCCCCGCGGAACCGGCGGAACCGATGCAGGCGGGCCTGAATCCATCAGGGGACCGCTCCCTGCAAGGGTGGACCATGCTCTGGACGCTGTTGGGCATTTTCGTCGGCGGACTGGCCCTGAACCTGACACCCTGTGTCTATCCCATGATCCCCATCACGGTTTCGTTTTTCGGTGGGCGGGCAGGCCGGGACAAACCCAGCCAGATCAGACTGGTTTTCCATGGCATCTGCTATTTGATGGGGCTTGCCCTGACCAATTCGACGCTGGGCGTTGTGGCCGCGCTCACCGGCGGGTTGATGGGAGCCATGCTGCAAAACCCCATCGTTCTGACCTTGGTAGCCGGCGTCCTGGTCCTGTTCGCCACCAGTCTTTTCGGGTTCTGGGAGCTGCGCATGCCGGGCTTTCTCACCCAGGCCGCCGGCAAATCCTATTCCGGGTACTTTGGCAGCCTGTTCATGGGCCTCACGTTAGGGGTTGTGGCCGCGCCCTGCATCGGCCCCTTCGTCCTGGGTCTGCTCACCTGGGTGGCCGGCATGGGCAACCCATGGCTTGGCTTCCTGATTTTCTTCATTCTCAGCCTGGGTCTGGGATTGCCCTTTTTCGTGTTGGCGCTTTTTTCCGGCCAACTGCAGCGGCTGCCGAAGGCCGGGGGCTGGATGATATGGGTGCGCAAGCTGATGGGCTGGGTCCTGGTGGGCATGGCCGCCTATTTTATCCGGCCGGTTTTGCCCGAGACCCTGAAAATAGTGTTACCTGTCGCCGTGGCCCTGGCCGCGGGATTGCACTTGGGATGGCTGGATAGAAGCCAGGCTTCTTCTAAGGCTTTTCCCTGGCTGAAAGCCATCGTGGGTACCCTATGTTTGGTCCTGGCGGCCATGTGGATCACCGCCTGGGCCATGCGCGGGCCGGGAATCGATTGGCGCGCCTATTCGGAGCAGACGCTGAGCCAGGCGACCGAACAGGGCAAACCGGTCATCATCGATTTTTACGCAGATTGGTGCACACCCTGCCGGGAACTGGAGGAGGTGACCTTCCACCATGCCGACGTGGTCCGGCAGGCCGAGCAGGGATTCGTTATGATCAAAGTCGATGTAACCAAGGGCGGTGATCCGCTCCACGAAAAATTGTTGGCCCAATACGGCGTCAAGGGCGTCCCCACGGTTGTTTTTCTAGATGCACGAGGCGAGGAACGCACCGAATTGCGTCTGGTGGATTTTCTGCCGCCCGGACCCTTTTTAAATCGCATGGCTGATTTGAAGAAGTCTCTTCCTACCAAGTGA
- the tsoC gene encoding NEPxGxxU motif selenoprotein TsoC — protein MLNVRFFLNEPNGKPUKHFKQMMPRLGEKYAIDIEVISKPKADYQTDEYFELDLPIAPAVMVGEEIVVEGADVSDHEVEACICRHLGLPKPEPPTKGILNRLFKR, from the coding sequence ATGCTCAACGTCCGTTTTTTTCTCAATGAGCCCAACGGCAAGCCTTGAAAGCATTTCAAACAGATGATGCCCAGGTTGGGCGAAAAATACGCTATCGATATCGAGGTCATCTCAAAGCCCAAGGCCGACTACCAGACCGACGAATACTTTGAACTCGACCTGCCCATCGCGCCGGCGGTCATGGTGGGGGAGGAAATCGTCGTGGAAGGGGCTGACGTGTCCGATCACGAGGTGGAGGCCTGCATCTGTCGCCACCTGGGACTGCCCAAACCCGAGCCGCCGACAAAAGGAATCCTGAACCGCCTTTTCAAGCGCTGA
- a CDS encoding TVP38/TMEM64 family protein, whose protein sequence is MQKNQKTALVKVSLLILFIGVSIYLVRFSPARQYFTTEQLGLILEAAGFWAPLLFVFIYAAGVCLFIPGTLLTALGAAIFGPYWGFVYVWIAAMIGASLAFLIGRYLGRDFAASLVGDRLKRFDDAIERNGFATVLYLRLVYFPFTPMNFGMGLTKVRFRDYVAGTGLGIMVGTFIFTFFIGTIKDVWAGGRWAELLSWKVFLSIALFILSFFIPKLLKKARGPGTTQII, encoded by the coding sequence ATGCAGAAAAATCAAAAAACCGCACTGGTGAAAGTATCCCTCCTGATCCTGTTCATCGGCGTGTCGATCTACCTGGTCCGGTTTTCACCGGCCAGGCAGTATTTCACGACCGAACAACTGGGGCTGATCCTGGAGGCGGCAGGCTTCTGGGCGCCGTTGCTGTTCGTGTTCATCTACGCCGCCGGCGTCTGCCTGTTCATCCCCGGCACGCTTCTGACGGCCCTGGGCGCCGCTATCTTCGGCCCTTATTGGGGATTTGTATATGTTTGGATAGCGGCCATGATAGGCGCGAGCCTCGCCTTTCTGATCGGGCGTTACCTGGGCCGGGATTTTGCCGCCTCCCTAGTCGGAGACCGCCTGAAGCGCTTCGACGACGCCATTGAACGCAACGGCTTTGCCACGGTCCTCTACCTTCGGCTGGTGTATTTCCCCTTTACGCCCATGAACTTCGGCATGGGGCTGACCAAGGTGCGCTTTCGGGACTACGTTGCAGGGACAGGACTTGGGATCATGGTGGGCACGTTCATTTTCACGTTCTTCATCGGAACGATCAAGGATGTCTGGGCCGGCGGTCGATGGGCGGAATTGTTGAGCTGGAAGGTCTTTCTTTCCATCGCCCTTTTCATTTTATCGTTTTTTATCCCGAAACTCCTGAAAAAGGCAAGGGGGCCCGGCACGACCCAAATAATTTAA